In Chrysoperla carnea chromosome 2, inChrCarn1.1, whole genome shotgun sequence, the following proteins share a genomic window:
- the LOC123294176 gene encoding uncharacterized protein LOC123294176, giving the protein MGKERRIRLKFHNVLPTSKNFLTHSDDTDPYFYADYTIPTKLQASIISDSYPGLHLSFDNLLQNLPKKVKTVEFFEFGKNEIQKFKNAIENDFETNELDSKGIRSESTVETKKVRQHSEFLKKFDVVNHARRLYGLSDKKKNKKFEMYDVLPIYLTIPTLRYEVPGHAAKEQQVTAHQLQDKVNPSIPRKRLHSERLKTTILKENQELNKLKSILSANIEKSVKKFENIEQKNSTEVHGMLTRAQNKIY; this is encoded by the exons ATGGGTAAAGAAAGGCGTATACGACTAAAGTTTCATAATGTGCTACCTACATCAAAGAACTTTTTAACTCACTCAGATGATACAGATCCATACTTTTATGCCGATTATACAATTCCAACAAAACTTCAAGCGTCAATAATATCCGATTCATATCCAGGCTTACATTTATCATTCGATAATCTATTACAGAACTTACCGAAGAAAGTGAAAActgttgaattttttgaatttggtaaaaatgaaatacaaaaatttaagaatgcaatagaaaatgattttgaaacaaatgaatTGGACTCAAAAGGTATAAGAAGTGAGTCGACAGTTGAAACGAAAAAAGTACGGCAGCATagtgaatttctaaaaaaatttgatgttgtAAACCATGCCAGGCGTTTATACGGGCTATcggataaaaagaaaaataaaaaatttgaaatgtatgaTGTATTaccaatttatttaacaataccAACATTGAGATATGAAGTTCCAG GGCATGCAGCTAAAGAACAGCAAGTTACAGCACACCAACTCCAAGACAAAGTAAATCCCTCCATACCGCGCAAACGTTTACATAGTGAGAGATTAAAGACAACTATATTGAAAGAAAatcaagaattaaataaattaaaatcaattttatcagCCAATATAGAGAAATCTgtaaaaaagttcgaaaatattgaacaaaaaaattcgaCTGAAGTGCATGGAATGCTAACAAGagctcaaaataaaatttactaa